DNA sequence from the Desulfurobacterium indicum genome:
CCTGTCATAGCTCCTGTCGGTGTTGGAAAAGATTTTGAGGTTTATAATATAAATGCTGATATTGTTGCCGGTGAAGTTGCTGCTGCCCTTAAGGCAGAAAAGTTAATAATGCTCACTGATATAGAAGGTATAAAAGATAAGAAAGGTAATTTGATTTCCACACTTTCCAAAGATGAAATACCGACATTGATAAATGACGGAACAATTTCAGGTGGAATGATTCCAAAAGTTAAAGCGTGCCAGATTGCATTATCGGCAGGAGTTAAAAAGGCTCACATAATAGACGGAAGGATTCTTCATGCGGTTTTGCTTGAGATATTTACGAGAGAGGGAATAGGAACGGAAATTTCATAGGGGGGCTTATGATAGCGTCTGTCTGTCCCAATCCATGTCTTGATGTTTATTACTACACAACTGTTCTGATGGAAGATGACACAAACAGGGTAGAAAATCCCTATTTAAGTCCTGGGGGTAAGGGGCTTAATGCTGCGAGGGTTATCAGCAGGCTCGGGATATCTCCTCATCTGATTACGACTATAGGTGGTTGCACAGGTGAATGTGTTATGAGGGGATTGGAGAGAGAGTCTGTTCCTTTCGAATACGTTAAGATAAAAGGTGAAACGCGGGTAAATACGATACTTGAACAAAAGGGAAAGAAAAGCCATGTTTTAATAGCCTGTAGAGGACCTATTTTGGATGAGAGGGAAGTGAAAGAACTGGAAGAGAGGATATGTAGCCATTCACCTGATTTTCTCATTCTGGGAGGGAGTGTTCCACCGGGGCTTCCTAATGACTTTTATGCAAAGATTATAAAATATTTTAAAAATAGAGGGTGTAGTGTCCTTGTCGATGCAGATGGAGAACTTTTAAGAAAAGCTATATCGGCTTCTCCTTTTGCCATAAAACCTAACAGGCATGAACTTGAACGGCTTGTAGGAAGACCTCTGTTTGATTTTAACGATATCGTAGAAGCTTGTAGAGAAGTTGTAAATAGCGGAGTGCAGATTGTTATTACCTCTCTTGGTAGATATGGAGCTGTTGCCGTAACAGAGGAAAAAGTTATAAGGGTTGTTCCTCCTGATGTTAAAGTTATTAATACTGTTGGTGCCGGTGATTCGGTTGTTGGCGGTTTTATCTACGCTCTTGATAAGGGAGAAACTCTGGCGGAGGCTGTGGCATTTGCGGTTTCCTGCGGAACGGCTACGGTGATGATGGAAGGTCCAAAATTGTGCAAACCTGATGATGTTTATGATGTCTATGAGAGAGTGGCTATTTTTTATCTGGAATAGTGGCGGGCCCGGGAGGATTCGAACCTCCGACCTACGGATTAGAAGTCCGTTGCTCTATCCAGCTGAGCTACGGGCCCCGGTAGAAGGGATGGTCGGGGCAGCCCGATTTGAACGGGCGGCCTCGTGCTCCCAAGGCACGCGCTCTAACCAAGCTGAGCTATGCCCCGAATTGACAGAGGTAAATATAGGAAATGTTCTTTCTGTTGGCAAGTCTAACAAGTCTAATTAGCTTGGAAAAATTCTCTTTCTTCACTATCTCTTTCTGATAAATGATAAACTTTCTTTATAAACTTGTAGGAGGTTGTTTATGGGAGCTGCTTTTATCTTTCCCGGACAGGGTTCTCAGTATGTTGGAATGGGAAAAGAGATCTATGATGCCTTTCCTGAAGCACGTGAAGTTTTTGAAATGGCGTCAGAAGGGGCGAAAATGGATATTGCAAAACTTTGTTTTGAATCTTCGGAAAGTGAACTGACACTTACATACAACGCTCAGC
Encoded proteins:
- a CDS encoding 1-phosphofructokinase family hexose kinase, which produces MIASVCPNPCLDVYYYTTVLMEDDTNRVENPYLSPGGKGLNAARVISRLGISPHLITTIGGCTGECVMRGLERESVPFEYVKIKGETRVNTILEQKGKKSHVLIACRGPILDEREVKELEERICSHSPDFLILGGSVPPGLPNDFYAKIIKYFKNRGCSVLVDADGELLRKAISASPFAIKPNRHELERLVGRPLFDFNDIVEACREVVNSGVQIVITSLGRYGAVAVTEEKVIRVVPPDVKVINTVGAGDSVVGGFIYALDKGETLAEAVAFAVSCGTATVMMEGPKLCKPDDVYDVYERVAIFYLE